In Planifilum fulgidum, the sequence CTGGGGATTCAAGATGTGGGGCGATTAAAGATCTGGATGCGGAAATACCGGGAACAGGGCGATTTTGGGCTAATGGAGCACAGAGGGAGGCGGAAAGAGTACAAGGACCTGGAACGGGAAGTCAAAAGGCTGCG encodes:
- a CDS encoding transposase, whose protein sequence is MARKGQKFKTYSFELKKKAVEMRLQGIPKAKIAEELGIQDVGRLKIWMRKYREQGDFGLMEHRGRRKEYKDLEREVKRLR